One Streptomyces mobaraensis NBRC 13819 = DSM 40847 DNA segment encodes these proteins:
- a CDS encoding helix-turn-helix domain-containing protein: MSRATEETNRRMLRARDAMDRAYAQPLDVPALARIAHVSEAHFIRVFRATFGETPHRYLQRRRVERAMSLLRDTDRSVTDICFEVGFGSPGTFSRTFRDIVGRSPRAYRKEATAAGVPTCFAMAWTRPSA, from the coding sequence GTGAGCCGCGCCACCGAAGAGACCAACCGCCGGATGCTCCGCGCCCGGGACGCCATGGACCGCGCCTACGCGCAGCCGCTGGACGTCCCGGCGCTGGCCCGGATCGCCCATGTCTCGGAGGCGCACTTCATCCGCGTCTTCCGGGCCACGTTCGGCGAGACGCCCCACCGCTACCTGCAGCGCCGCCGCGTCGAACGCGCCATGTCCCTGCTGCGCGACACCGACCGCAGCGTGACGGACATCTGCTTCGAGGTCGGCTTCGGCAGCCCGGGCACCTTCAGCCGCACCTTCCGCGACATCGTCGGCCGCTCCCCGCGCGCGTACCGCAAGGAGGCGACGGCCGCGGGCGTGCCCACGTGCTTCGCGATGGCCTGGACGCGCCCGAGCGCCTGA
- a CDS encoding DUF3017 domain-containing protein — protein MPAETGKAAGSGRSRVSRRFPQFTRDTARPEGGGRAAPGGAPAPARQWPLLVVLGLTGLGLLIVALDGFRIGTILIGIAMIGGAVLRWALPSVGMLAVRSRFTDMFTYGGLGLAILLLAMLAQPHAWLKIPFLDDILHFTV, from the coding sequence ATGCCGGCTGAGACGGGCAAGGCGGCGGGCTCCGGGCGGTCCCGGGTGTCGCGCCGCTTCCCCCAGTTCACCCGCGACACCGCGCGGCCGGAGGGTGGCGGGCGTGCCGCCCCCGGGGGCGCGCCCGCTCCGGCCCGGCAGTGGCCGCTGCTGGTGGTGCTGGGACTGACGGGGCTGGGGCTGCTGATCGTCGCCCTGGACGGCTTCCGGATCGGGACGATACTGATCGGCATCGCCATGATCGGCGGTGCGGTGCTGCGCTGGGCGCTGCCCTCCGTGGGCATGCTCGCCGTGCGGTCGCGGTTCACGGACATGTTCACGTACGGCGGGCTGGGGCTGGCGATCCTGCTGCTGGCGATGCTCGCGCAGCCGCACGCGTGGCTGAAGATCCCTTTCCTGGACGACATTCTGCACTTCACGGTCTGA
- a CDS encoding VOC family protein, whose product MFTAITHSQIFVLDQDEALDFYVGKLGLEVGADVDMGFMRWLTVQVPGHPDRQILLEKPGAPAMSEETAAQVRDLVTKGAMGGWLILTTDDCRKTYETLLAQGVEFTEEPTERPYGTDCGLRDPFGNRIRFTQPKD is encoded by the coding sequence ATGTTCACCGCCATCACGCACTCGCAGATATTCGTTCTCGACCAGGACGAGGCCCTCGACTTCTACGTCGGCAAGCTCGGCCTGGAGGTCGGCGCCGACGTCGACATGGGCTTCATGCGCTGGCTCACCGTCCAGGTCCCCGGCCACCCCGACCGCCAGATCCTGCTGGAGAAGCCGGGCGCCCCGGCCATGTCCGAGGAGACCGCCGCCCAGGTCCGCGACCTGGTCACCAAGGGCGCGATGGGCGGCTGGCTCATCCTCACCACCGACGACTGCCGCAAGACGTACGAGACCCTGCTGGCTCAGGGCGTCGAGTTCACCGAGGAACCGACCGAGCGCCCGTACGGCACGGACTGCGGCCTGCGCGACCCCTTCGGCAACCGCATCCGCTTCACCCAGCCGAAGGACTGA
- a CDS encoding cupin domain-containing protein: MASTGTDFAAVLTRAAGAETASDPSSVMTLLADSDTTGGLLTSYRSTFAEGAVGAPAHFHTRAAEMFFVIDGSLRVLVGEEIEVLNGGDFLLVPPNTPHAFAAAPGCTADVLFAFTPGMARFDYLRLLGRVMRGEAGPEEIRESAERFDNHYVDSPAWNAALGA; this comes from the coding sequence ATGGCCAGCACCGGCACCGACTTCGCCGCCGTCCTCACCCGGGCCGCCGGCGCCGAGACGGCGAGCGACCCGAGCAGTGTGATGACGCTGCTGGCGGACTCCGACACCACCGGTGGCCTGCTCACCAGTTACCGCTCGACCTTCGCCGAGGGGGCCGTCGGGGCGCCGGCGCACTTCCACACGCGTGCCGCCGAGATGTTCTTCGTCATCGACGGCTCGCTCCGCGTGCTGGTGGGCGAGGAGATCGAGGTGCTGAACGGCGGGGATTTCCTCCTCGTTCCGCCGAACACCCCGCACGCCTTCGCCGCCGCCCCGGGGTGCACGGCCGACGTCCTGTTCGCCTTCACGCCCGGGATGGCGCGTTTCGACTACCTGCGGCTGCTGGGGCGGGTCATGCGCGGCGAGGCCGGGCCCGAGGAGATCAGGGAGTCCGCGGAGCGCTTCGACAACCACTACGTGGACAGCCCGGCCTGGAACGCCGCGCTCGGCGCGTGA
- a CDS encoding DUF6879 family protein: MPQSVPSFDELLDSARSSALHLEMRDVYAVAGERASFAAWRRGERVDDPESALWRDWVALVRRTVGRGVRMRRARIVSVPVTDYIRYEHAGTSVIVDAGEQVRWLERPEASDIALPGNDFWLIDGRAVRFNVFTGDGVPAEPQFSEDARVTRLCAAAFEEVWQRAVPHEDYKVG; encoded by the coding sequence ATGCCGCAAAGCGTCCCCAGCTTTGACGAACTGCTGGATTCGGCGAGGAGTTCGGCTCTGCACCTGGAGATGCGTGACGTTTACGCGGTGGCCGGAGAACGGGCTTCGTTCGCCGCCTGGCGCCGAGGCGAGCGGGTCGACGATCCCGAGTCGGCCCTGTGGCGTGATTGGGTGGCGCTCGTCCGGCGCACTGTCGGACGGGGCGTGCGAATGCGCCGCGCGCGGATCGTCTCGGTGCCCGTTACCGATTACATTCGGTACGAACACGCGGGGACGTCGGTCATTGTGGACGCGGGGGAGCAAGTCCGCTGGCTGGAAAGGCCGGAGGCATCCGACATCGCGCTGCCGGGCAACGACTTCTGGTTGATCGACGGCCGAGCGGTCCGGTTCAATGTCTTCACAGGGGACGGCGTGCCGGCGGAGCCCCAGTTCAGCGAGGACGCCCGTGTGACCCGCCTGTGCGCTGCCGCTTTCGAGGAAGTGTGGCAGCGCGCTGTGCCGCACGAGGACTACAAGGTCGGCTAG
- a CDS encoding helix-turn-helix domain-containing protein, producing the protein MPRWKELPASLDQRVSQFVVQLRRLKDRSGLSLAALAAKTSYSRSSWERYLNGRQLPPRGAVEELARVCGADPARLLVLHEIAEEAWPSAASAASASLATSAASGTSPTPASPPDAVGLQEARRRLWLYVAAVAVLVVALAAALLAARPWKDDDAQPKADAPSAVGSPSPFVFVQGRSRPCRVERRGGELWAGYSPTRTVLMDLKSSGWEVLEAQCLLKYHGFDPGLTDGSFGPRSKAAAERFQKAKGLVVDGIVGPDTWKELRR; encoded by the coding sequence ATGCCGCGTTGGAAGGAACTGCCGGCGTCGCTCGACCAACGGGTGAGCCAGTTCGTCGTACAACTCCGCAGGCTCAAGGACCGCAGCGGACTCAGCCTCGCCGCGCTGGCGGCCAAGACGTCGTACAGCCGTTCCTCCTGGGAGCGCTACCTCAACGGGCGGCAACTGCCGCCGCGCGGAGCCGTGGAGGAGCTGGCCCGGGTGTGCGGGGCGGATCCGGCCCGCCTGCTGGTGCTGCACGAGATAGCGGAGGAGGCGTGGCCGTCCGCTGCGTCCGCTGCGTCCGCCTCGCTCGCCACCTCTGCCGCGTCCGGCACGTCCCCCACGCCCGCTTCGCCGCCGGACGCCGTGGGGCTCCAGGAGGCCAGGCGGCGCCTGTGGCTGTACGTCGCGGCGGTGGCCGTGCTCGTCGTCGCGCTGGCGGCGGCGCTGCTGGCCGCCCGCCCCTGGAAGGACGACGACGCCCAACCGAAGGCCGACGCGCCGTCGGCCGTGGGCTCCCCGTCCCCGTTCGTCTTCGTGCAGGGACGTTCCCGCCCGTGCCGGGTCGAGCGCCGAGGAGGTGAACTGTGGGCCGGGTACAGCCCGACCCGCACGGTGCTGATGGACCTCAAGAGCAGCGGCTGGGAGGTGCTGGAGGCCCAGTGCCTGCTCAAGTACCACGGCTTCGACCCCGGACTGACCGACGGGTCCTTCGGTCCTCGGAGCAAGGCGGCGGCGGAGCGGTTCCAGAAGGCCAAGGGCCTGGTCGTGGACGGGATCGTGGGCCCCGACACCTGGAAGGAGTTGCGCCGGTGA
- a CDS encoding helix-turn-helix domain-containing protein: MSEPRPSTVQQARDSLAARLRDIRLDAGLNGRELARRCGWSESKTSRIENARTPPSDADIRKWCAACQAEERALDLIAANRAADTMYVQWKRLHRTGIRRHQESVIPLYERTREFRVYCSNVIPGLVQTEGYAMALLSTISEFQGTPNDAPEAAAARVERSQVIRRGNHRFALLIEEDVLYRSHGGPEVMAGQLGYLLAVMALPSVSLGIVPRTAHRRMWGLETFMVFDDHEVQVELLTAEVKITEPSEIAAYRKAFGRLSAMAVHGTEARCLIGGAITALG, from the coding sequence ATGTCAGAGCCCAGGCCCAGTACCGTCCAGCAGGCCCGCGACTCCCTCGCGGCCCGGCTCAGGGACATCCGGTTGGACGCGGGGCTCAATGGGCGTGAACTGGCTCGCCGGTGCGGGTGGAGCGAGTCGAAGACCTCGCGGATCGAAAACGCCCGAACTCCGCCTTCGGACGCGGATATCCGCAAGTGGTGCGCGGCGTGCCAAGCGGAGGAACGAGCGCTCGACCTGATTGCCGCGAACCGTGCGGCCGACACCATGTACGTGCAGTGGAAACGGCTCCATCGCACGGGCATCCGTCGCCATCAGGAATCGGTCATCCCGCTGTACGAGCGGACACGCGAGTTTCGCGTGTACTGCTCCAACGTGATCCCCGGCCTGGTGCAGACGGAGGGGTACGCCATGGCGCTGTTGTCCACGATCAGCGAATTCCAAGGCACCCCGAACGACGCTCCGGAAGCCGCCGCCGCCCGGGTCGAACGCTCCCAGGTCATTCGCCGAGGGAACCACCGCTTCGCGCTGCTCATCGAAGAGGACGTCTTGTACCGCTCGCACGGTGGGCCGGAAGTGATGGCAGGACAACTGGGTTACCTACTCGCCGTCATGGCGCTGCCATCGGTTTCGCTGGGGATCGTTCCGCGGACCGCTCATCGGCGCATGTGGGGCCTGGAAACGTTCATGGTCTTCGACGACCACGAGGTCCAGGTCGAACTGCTGACCGCCGAAGTGAAGATCACTGAGCCGAGTGAAATCGCCGCGTATCGCAAGGCGTTCGGGCGTCTGTCGGCCATGGCCGTCCACGGGACGGAGGCGCGGTGCCTGATCGGCGGGGCCATTACCGCTCTCGGGTAA
- a CDS encoding XRE family transcriptional regulator codes for MPRWRVLSDELDPQVREFVEQLRRIVERNGMSVGAVADRTGYSKTSWERYLNGRLLPPRGATEALAEATGTDVGHLLTIWELAERAWSRSELRHDVTMEGLRVEAARAALAEYAPPAASGKRGWTLRRGRAKEPEAGDGVVGEGGPTEATGGGTPGVAAGVAPGGTVGAAPDMAPATAPETTESRREQGGRDEHDRGEGAGRPARFRTGLPSARAAGLDARAQAIPLTDPTGDSPADPFTTPSGLSAPSVNPSTDASAGPPVGPAAGPPKRPSGNRRPYPRPHPRSQPRPKRRAALLFTVGAVGALLMVVAAVLLLGYGPGGGARKAPPPAAAPETGGPAGLPAGVKCAGGACTGKDPESMGCGGRRATTAGSATVGSTYVEVRYSETCKAAWARMTQGGPGDTLRVSAASRTGEGRIERGTDGHSTMVAVAAPGEARACVVLSSGRQGCTLPRKPGAAGSAGTDGVKGAAGRSGASGAEEASEASQEVP; via the coding sequence ATGCCTCGTTGGAGAGTGCTGTCGGACGAACTCGATCCGCAGGTGCGCGAGTTCGTGGAACAGTTGCGCCGGATCGTCGAGCGCAACGGGATGAGCGTCGGCGCGGTCGCGGACCGCACCGGTTACAGCAAGACCTCCTGGGAGCGGTACCTCAACGGCCGGTTGCTGCCGCCGCGCGGCGCCACCGAGGCGCTCGCGGAGGCGACGGGCACGGACGTCGGACACCTGCTGACCATCTGGGAACTGGCCGAACGCGCCTGGAGCCGGTCCGAGCTGCGGCACGACGTGACGATGGAGGGCCTCCGGGTCGAGGCGGCGCGCGCCGCGCTGGCCGAGTACGCGCCGCCGGCCGCCTCGGGGAAGCGGGGGTGGACGCTCCGCAGGGGGAGGGCGAAGGAGCCGGAGGCGGGCGACGGGGTCGTCGGTGAGGGTGGGCCGACGGAAGCGACGGGTGGGGGAACGCCGGGAGTGGCGGCGGGCGTAGCGCCCGGGGGGACGGTCGGTGCGGCTCCTGACATGGCCCCTGCCACGGCGCCGGAGACGACGGAGTCGCGGCGGGAGCAAGGCGGGCGTGACGAGCATGACAGGGGCGAAGGGGCGGGCCGGCCCGCCCGGTTCCGCACCGGCCTTCCCTCCGCGCGGGCGGCCGGTCTGGACGCCCGCGCGCAGGCGATCCCTCTGACGGACCCGACGGGGGACTCGCCTGCCGACCCGTTCACCACTCCCTCAGGTCTCTCGGCTCCCTCCGTCAACCCGTCCACCGACGCCTCCGCGGGCCCGCCCGTCGGCCCGGCCGCCGGTCCGCCGAAGCGGCCCTCGGGCAACCGGCGCCCGTACCCCCGTCCGCACCCCCGTTCCCAGCCGCGCCCGAAGCGCCGCGCGGCGCTGCTGTTCACGGTGGGGGCGGTCGGCGCGCTGCTCATGGTCGTCGCGGCCGTCCTGCTGCTCGGGTACGGGCCGGGCGGCGGCGCTCGGAAGGCCCCGCCGCCGGCCGCCGCGCCGGAAACCGGCGGCCCGGCCGGCCTCCCGGCGGGCGTGAAGTGCGCGGGCGGCGCGTGCACCGGCAAGGACCCGGAGAGCATGGGGTGCGGCGGCCGGCGGGCGACGACGGCGGGTTCGGCGACCGTCGGCAGCACCTACGTGGAGGTGCGCTACAGCGAGACGTGCAAGGCGGCCTGGGCCCGGATGACGCAGGGCGGCCCCGGCGACACGCTGCGGGTCAGCGCGGCCTCCCGCACCGGCGAGGGCCGGATAGAGCGCGGGACGGACGGCCACAGCACCATGGTCGCGGTCGCCGCTCCGGGCGAGGCCAGGGCCTGTGTGGTGCTCAGCTCCGGACGCCAGGGCTGCACGCTCCCCAGGAAGCCGGGGGCAGCCGGATCGGCTGGGACTGACGGTGTGAAGGGGGCCGCCGGGCGCTCTGGTGCCTCAGGGGCGGAGGAGGCGTCCGAAGCGTCACAGGAGGTGCCATAG
- a CDS encoding malate dehydrogenase: protein MTRTPVNVTVTGAAGQIGYALLFRIASGHLLGADVPVKLRLLEIPQGLKAAEGTAMELDDCAFPLLRGIEITDDPNVAFDGANVALLVGARPRTKGMERGDLLEANGGIFKPQGKAINDHAADDIKVLVVGNPANTNALIAQAAAPDVPAERFTAMTRLDHNRAISQLAKKTGVAVSDIKKLTIWGNHSATQYPDIFHAEVAGKNAAEVVNDEAWLADTFIPTVAKRGAAIIEARGASSAASAANAAIDHVHTWVNGTAAGDWTSMGIPSDGSYGVPEGLISSFPVTCKDGKYEIVQGLEINDFSRARIDASVKELEEERTAVRELGLL, encoded by the coding sequence ATGACCCGCACTCCCGTCAATGTCACCGTCACCGGCGCGGCCGGTCAGATCGGCTACGCGCTGCTCTTCCGCATCGCCTCCGGTCACCTCCTCGGCGCCGACGTGCCGGTCAAGCTGCGACTTCTGGAGATCCCGCAGGGTCTCAAGGCCGCCGAGGGCACCGCCATGGAGCTCGACGACTGCGCGTTCCCGCTGCTGCGCGGCATCGAGATCACCGACGACCCGAACGTGGCCTTCGACGGCGCCAACGTCGCGCTGCTCGTCGGCGCCCGCCCCCGCACCAAGGGCATGGAGCGCGGTGACCTCCTGGAGGCCAACGGCGGCATCTTCAAGCCGCAGGGCAAGGCCATCAACGACCACGCCGCGGACGACATCAAGGTCCTGGTCGTCGGCAACCCGGCCAACACCAACGCCCTCATCGCCCAGGCCGCCGCGCCGGACGTGCCGGCCGAGCGCTTCACCGCGATGACCCGCCTGGACCACAACCGCGCCATCTCGCAGCTCGCGAAGAAGACCGGCGTCGCCGTCTCGGACATCAAGAAGCTGACGATCTGGGGCAACCACTCCGCCACCCAGTACCCGGACATCTTCCACGCCGAGGTCGCGGGCAAGAACGCCGCCGAGGTCGTCAACGACGAGGCGTGGCTGGCCGACACCTTCATCCCGACCGTCGCCAAGCGCGGCGCCGCCATCATCGAGGCGCGCGGCGCCTCCTCGGCCGCCTCCGCCGCCAACGCCGCCATCGACCACGTCCACACCTGGGTCAACGGCACCGCCGCGGGCGACTGGACCTCCATGGGCATCCCCTCGGACGGCTCCTACGGCGTTCCGGAGGGCCTCATCTCCTCCTTCCCGGTCACCTGCAAGGACGGCAAGTACGAGATCGTCCAGGGCCTGGAGATCAACGACTTCTCCCGCGCCCGCATCGACGCCTCCGTCAAGGAGCTGGAGGAGGAGCGGACCGCGGTGCGCGAGCTCGGTCTCCTCTGA
- a CDS encoding XRE family transcriptional regulator, producing the protein MSGGPPLPAECARLAAALRELRERTGLSLAALGGRTAFSKSSWERYLNGKKLPPREAVEALCALADEPPGRPLALWELAEQRWTGRAASAPGAAGGGAEGTPAPPPEPDTGRRPGRRVPGWSLAVGAVALAAAVPLALVLLSDEDAATGTAAGPGAPGSASVPSYAQSFEPGCHGEDCEGADAQAMGCGAQGLPATLATRRSAGGQRIEIRYAEKCGAVWAKATGLRLGDRVELTLPGADAKEVRAASRRDTEIYLSTAMTATDDPRRARVCLRPAEGAAECFAAPGG; encoded by the coding sequence GTGAGCGGCGGACCCCCGCTGCCCGCGGAGTGTGCCCGGCTGGCCGCCGCGCTGCGGGAGTTGAGGGAACGCACCGGACTGAGCCTGGCCGCGCTCGGCGGGCGGACGGCGTTCAGCAAGTCGTCCTGGGAGCGGTACCTCAACGGCAAGAAGCTGCCGCCGCGCGAGGCCGTCGAGGCGCTGTGCGCGCTGGCGGACGAGCCGCCCGGCCGGCCGCTCGCCCTGTGGGAGCTGGCGGAGCAGCGGTGGACCGGACGGGCCGCGTCCGCTCCCGGGGCCGCCGGTGGGGGAGCGGAGGGCACGCCGGCACCACCCCCCGAACCCGACACCGGGCGGCGGCCCGGCCGGCGCGTCCCCGGGTGGTCCCTCGCCGTCGGAGCGGTGGCGCTGGCGGCGGCCGTCCCGCTGGCCCTGGTGCTGCTGTCGGACGAGGACGCGGCGACCGGGACGGCCGCCGGGCCCGGTGCGCCGGGTTCCGCCTCCGTGCCGTCCTACGCCCAGTCCTTCGAGCCCGGCTGCCACGGTGAGGACTGCGAAGGGGCCGACGCCCAGGCGATGGGGTGCGGTGCGCAGGGGCTGCCCGCCACCCTCGCCACCCGGCGGTCGGCGGGCGGGCAGCGGATCGAGATCCGGTACGCGGAGAAGTGCGGCGCCGTCTGGGCCAAGGCCACCGGCCTGCGGCTCGGCGACCGGGTGGAGCTGACGCTGCCCGGCGCCGACGCCAAGGAGGTCAGGGCCGCGAGCCGCCGTGACACCGAGATCTATCTGTCGACCGCGATGACGGCGACCGACGATCCGCGCCGGGCCCGGGTCTGCCTGCGCCCGGCCGAGGGGGCGGCCGAGTGCTTCGCCGCGCCTGGCGGGTGA
- a CDS encoding bifunctional methylenetetrahydrofolate dehydrogenase/methenyltetrahydrofolate cyclohydrolase yields MTAQILDGKATAAAIKSELSTRVEALKAKGVTPGLGTLLVGDDPGSKWYVAGKHRDCAQVGIGSIQRELPATATQEEIEAVVRELNENPDCTGYIVQLPLPKHIDTNRVLELMDPAKDADGLHPMSLGRLVLNETAPLPCTPNGIIELLRRHGVEINGAHVVVVGRGITVGRSIGLLLTRRSENATVTLCHTGTRDLSSHLRQADIIVAAAGVGHLIKPEDVKPGAAVLDVGVSRDGEGKIMGDVDPGVAEVAGWISPNPGGVGPMTRAMLLVNVVEAAELAAGVSGDEAEGSVDAG; encoded by the coding sequence ATGACCGCTCAGATTCTCGATGGCAAGGCCACCGCGGCCGCGATCAAGTCCGAACTCTCCACGCGCGTGGAAGCCCTCAAGGCCAAGGGCGTCACCCCCGGCCTGGGCACGCTCCTGGTCGGTGACGACCCGGGCAGCAAGTGGTACGTGGCGGGCAAGCACCGCGACTGCGCCCAGGTCGGCATCGGATCCATCCAGCGCGAGCTGCCGGCGACCGCGACGCAGGAGGAGATCGAGGCGGTCGTCCGGGAACTCAACGAGAACCCCGACTGCACCGGCTACATCGTCCAACTCCCGCTCCCCAAGCACATCGACACCAACCGGGTGCTGGAGCTGATGGACCCGGCCAAGGACGCCGACGGCCTCCACCCGATGAGCCTGGGCCGCCTGGTGCTCAACGAGACCGCGCCGCTGCCCTGCACCCCGAACGGGATCATCGAGCTGCTGCGCCGCCACGGCGTGGAGATCAACGGCGCGCACGTGGTCGTCGTCGGGCGCGGCATCACCGTCGGCCGGTCGATCGGCCTGCTGCTCACCCGCCGGTCGGAGAACGCCACGGTCACCCTCTGCCACACCGGCACCCGTGACCTCTCCTCCCACCTGCGGCAGGCGGACATCATCGTCGCGGCGGCCGGTGTCGGGCACCTGATCAAGCCGGAGGACGTCAAGCCGGGCGCCGCCGTGCTCGACGTCGGCGTCAGCCGGGACGGCGAGGGCAAGATCATGGGCGATGTGGATCCCGGGGTCGCCGAGGTCGCCGGCTGGATCTCCCCCAACCCGGGCGGCGTCGGGCCGATGACCCGCGCCATGCTGCTCGTCAACGTCGTCGAGGCGGCGGAGCTCGCCGCGGGTGTCTCCGGCGACGAGGCCGAGGGAAGCGTCGATGCCGGCTGA
- a CDS encoding protease inhibitor I42 family protein: MNRTKRPSGRAALLPLGAALLALALTACGGGGGDHGAEKGNGKGDREVGGGDHDRQRPTGLGTVHEDRMPPYDPARPNPRDRTEGTLTVRHGERFTIAMRESASARLNWSLSTPGPDRDVARPAGTSSYQTAREKELIGSSHALYFTFEAVGTGTTRIVLTNRCGTDRTSGCYSPELARSVTYPVTVR, encoded by the coding sequence GTGAACAGAACGAAGAGACCCTCCGGACGCGCCGCCCTCCTGCCCCTGGGAGCGGCCCTGCTGGCGCTCGCCCTGACCGCCTGCGGGGGCGGTGGCGGGGACCACGGCGCCGAAAAAGGCAACGGCAAGGGAGACCGCGAGGTCGGAGGCGGGGATCACGACCGGCAGCGTCCCACCGGCCTCGGCACGGTCCACGAGGACCGGATGCCGCCGTACGACCCGGCGCGGCCGAACCCGCGCGACCGCACCGAGGGCACGCTCACCGTCCGGCACGGGGAGCGCTTCACGATCGCGATGCGCGAGAGCGCGTCCGCGCGCCTCAACTGGAGCCTCTCCACCCCGGGCCCCGACCGCGACGTCGCCCGCCCCGCCGGTACCAGCAGCTACCAGACGGCGCGGGAGAAGGAGTTGATCGGCTCCAGCCACGCCCTGTACTTCACGTTCGAGGCCGTGGGCACCGGCACCACGCGCATCGTCCTCACCAACCGCTGCGGCACCGACCGCACGTCGGGCTGCTACTCCCCGGAGCTCGCCCGGTCGGTCACCTACCCCGTGACGGTGCGCTGA